A part of Sebastes umbrosus isolate fSebUmb1 chromosome 21, fSebUmb1.pri, whole genome shotgun sequence genomic DNA contains:
- the dync2i1 gene encoding cytoplasmic dynein 2 intermediate chain 1 isoform X1, with protein MHSDKKLTKEDTWRPADLRRHIREEGHSDDVRRRDDNERKHRGGESIERRRRDPEKESRRERDKPRESTRERRDEDERDRHADRRKEGSRDRRSDKDRDRRDDRDKEKKRERDKLVDGKRYDDDYKRREWEHERERDTERHRDKEKERERDGERRNEEDRDKRREERDRERRREGRDREHKAEKERRRGGEGERDRMERHEREKRDREKERHKDEYEDKRNDKERRERHGDGKILEAKEEREHKEEQKRHKEERERRHKERGHHDEKRRHDIESREHRDTKGSGEEVRRHHGDRERAERDKHRERRHIEEEEQERNHHRDRTISKKSDKSHKHETKTEDVAMVPEHQSMTDVGSTEEPVANDEDLADQEYEDDFEDYEEDFEEMDESANEGEDEKEPQHPEAGKEEREEVTSQRRKEIEAIQRAMDEENERVGTAQSRQTTSTEEEERPKWSRGSEKNQSRASQRGKFIDFVAAKQREVSKKVATKQKKRSTELLRLIDLDFSMTVSLLDLPPVNEYDMYIRTFGTENTKQAYVQCNEDNADRDIQTDEIEVCEKWTQHPPEHNGACGDPNHSQEARDKSEINFDSQRLTAFLRSASQVMVVLLEEDRAERKSLRKLRSQTDTLSFSDGSLQLNTKLPFLYDRPISLVHFSQVQRHTMMSVHSPTTKPSAVRLDSFTLICIWNIWEPSRPQRVLVYESEVQCCCFSPGKAILVFAGTSVGSVLLWDLREHASDHYRLKIGEDEWTFRQPTFSTDAVMSGSGHFSSVTSVEVVPSAVAGGPRPEVPLLASEEESSGLSFQLASLDEIGVLNFWVVVELPKANEAGSPTDLGLRPGGKVKLLHSSHLLTAERVSSRDAAKTGPLQTLHLKFLPTDSNHFFIGTNMGLVNHETSHGLKAPPKFYRFQEAGVRPVDVTSIHFSPFRPQLFLVGCGDGSIRLHAVSHEHPVAEWRNGTAGEPVVSLQWTQTRPAVFCVLDAASNLHIWDLLKNDTEPVVTERMDSDRVTAMAVFGDSGQQNTYSGVALAHKSGKIEMQYFTRHFTAPITAEEEKLESMMTEAF; from the exons ATGCACAGTGACAAG AAATTAACCAAGGAAGACACATGGAGACCAGCTGACCTGAGGAGACACATCAGG gAGGAAGGACATAGTGATGACGTAAGGAGGCGAGATGACAATGAGAGGAAGCACCGTGGTGGGGAATCCATAGAGAGACGCCGCAGGGACCCAGAGAAGGAGTCCAGACGAGAGAGGGACAAACCCAGGGAGAGTacaagggagaggagagatgaagatgaaagagACAGACATGCAGATCGGCGGAAAGAGGGTTCACGGGATAGGAGAAGTGACAAGGACAGGGACAGAAGAGATGACAGGGACAAGGAGAAGAAAAGGGAAAGAGACAAGTTGGTAGATGGGAAGAGGTACGATGATGATTACAAGAGGAGAGAATGGGAGCATGAAAGGGAGAGGGacacagaaagacacagagataaggagaaagagagggaaagggaCGGAGAGAGACGCAATGAGGAGGACAGGGACAAAAGGcgggaagagagagacagggaaagACGGAGAGAAGGACGGGACAGAGAGCACAAGGCTGAgaaggagagacggagaggtggagagggagaaagagatcGGATGGAAAGGCAcgaaagagagaagagggatCGAGAGAAAGAGCGACACAAAGATGAATATGAAGACAAGAGGAATGACAAGGAAAGACGAGAGAGACATGGAGACGGGAAGATTTTGGAAGCGAAGGAGGAAAGAG AGCACAAAGAGGAACAGAAAAGAcacaaagaggagagagaaagaagacacaaagagagaggacATCAT GATGAAAAGCGGAGGCACGACATCGAATCCAGAGAGCATCGGGACACAAAGGGGTCAGGCGAAGAGGTCAGGCGTCACCATGGTGACAGAGAGCGAGCAGAACgggacaaacacagagagagaaggcacatagaggaggaggaacaggaaaGAAATCATCACAGAGACAGGACCATCTCCAAGAAATCTGACAAAAGTCATAAGCATGAGACTAAAACTGAG GATGTAGCAATGGTACCTGAGCACCAGAGTATGACAGATGTAGGAAGCACAGAGGAGCCT GTTGCCAATGATGAAGATTTGGCTGACCAGGAATACGAAGATGACTTTGAG GATTATGAGGAGGATTTTGAGGAGATGGACGAGAGCGCGAATGAAGGTGAAGACGAGAAGGAGCCACAGCATCCAGAGGCGggtaaagaagagagggaggaagtgaCATCGCAAAGGAGGAAGGAAATCGAAGCGATTCAGAGAGCCATGGATGAAGAGAACGAGAGAGTCGGAACAGCTCAGTCCAGACAAACTACGagcacagaggaggaagagaggccCAAATGGTCCAGAG GATCAGAAAAGAACCAGAGTAGAGCCTCCCAACGTGGGAAGTTTATCGACTTTGTGGCCGCAAAACAGCGTGAAGTCAGCAAGAAGGTCGCCACAAAACAGAA GAAACGCAGTACAGAGCTTCTTCGCTTAATTGATCTGGATTTCTCAATGACAGTCTCCCTGTTGGATCTGCCACCGGTGAATGAATATGACATGTATATCAGGACCTTTGGAACTGAAAACACTAAACAG GCTTATGTTCAGTGTAATGAGGATAATGCAGACAGAGACATCCAGACAGACGAGATCGAGGTGTGTGAGAAGTGGACGCAGCATCCTCCGGAGCACAACGGAGCCTGTGGGG aTCCAAACCATTCCCAGGAGGCACGAGACAAAAGTGAAATAAACTTCGATTCACAGCGTCTGACAGCGTTCCTGCGCTCAGCCTCACAG GTCATGGTTGTTCTGTTGGAAGAGGATCGAGCTGAGAGAAAATCCCTGAGGAAGCTGAGGTCTCAAACAGACACGCTGTCTTTCAGCGATGGGAGTTTACAGCTCAACACTAAGTTGCCTTttctttatg ATCGCCCCATCAGCCTGGTGCACTTCTCTCAGGTCCAGAGGCACACCATGATGTCAGTCCACAGCCCGACGACTAAGCCCAGCGCTGTGCGTCTAGACAGCTTCACCCTCATCTGCATCTGGAACATCTGGGAGCCGTCCAGACCTCAAAGAGTCCTCGTCTACGAATCTGAG GTGCAGTGCTGCTGCTTCAGCCCTGGGAAGGCCATATTGGTGTTTGCAGGCACATCGGTTGGCTCTGTGTTGCTGTGGGACCTGAGGGAGCATGCTAGTGACCATTACCGCCTGAAGATAGGGGAGGATGAGTGGACTTTCCGGCAGCCGACCTTCTCCACTG ATGCAGTGATGTCCGGGTCGGGCCATTTCTCGTCTGTGACGTCTGTAGAAGTCGTCCCCTCCGCTGTAGCGGGGGGGCCGAGGCCAGAGGTCCCCCTGTTGGCATCTGAGGAAG AGTCGTCAGGATTGTCATTCCAGCTGGCTTCTCTGGATGAAATCGGGGTTTTAAATTTCTGG GTGGTAGTGGAGCTCCCAAAAGCCAACGAGGCAGGCTCTCCAACAGATCTAG GGCTCAGGCCCGGCGGCAAAGTGAAGTTACTTCACAGCTCTCATCTTCTCACTGCTGAGAG GGTATCATCACGAGATGCAGCGAAAACAGGGCCGTTACAGACGCTGCATTTAAAGTTCCTTCCAACAGACTCCAATCATTTCTTTATCGGCACCAATATG GGTCTGGTCAATCATGAAACGAGTCACGGTTTGAAGGCTCCACCAAAGTTTTACAGGTTTCAGGAGGCCGGAGTCCGACCTGTTGATGTCACCTCAATCCACTTTTCTCCCTTCAGGCCACAGTTGTTCTTG GTGGGCTGTGGGGACGGCAGCATCAGGCTGCATGCAGTCAGCCATGAGCATCCTGTGGCGGAGTGGAGGAACGGTACCGCCGGGGAACCGGTGGTCTCACTTCAGTGGACCCAAACCAGACCAGCAGTGTTCTGTGTGCTCGACGCCGCCTCGAACCTCCACATATGGGACCTGCTGAAGAATGACACAGAGCCCGTGGTCACCGAACGGATGGACTCTGACAG ggTGACAGCCATGGCTGTGTTTGGAGACTCAGGACAACAAAACACATATTCAGGAGTAGCACTGGCACACAAGTCGGGGAAGATAGAAATGCAGTATTTCACAAGACATTTTACTGCGCCCATTACTGCAGAAGAGGAGAAGTTGGAGAGTATGATGACGGAAGCCTTCTGA